A window of the Carassius carassius chromosome 36, fCarCar2.1, whole genome shotgun sequence genome harbors these coding sequences:
- the LOC132117278 gene encoding peroxiredoxin-5, mitochondrial-like, translated as MTSTALLQKGFRASLCIRLLHSTRNNNMPIQVGHHLPDVQVHEGDPGNSISMAELFRGKKGVLFGVPGAFTPGCSKTHLPGFIEMAGDLKARGVDEVACVSVNDVFVMSAWGKENGADGKVRMLADPTGAFTKAVDLFLNNDHLIQVLGNLRSQRYAMLIEDGVVRKLRVEPDGTGLTCSLAPNFLSEI; from the exons ATGACTTCAACTGCTCTTCTACAGAAAGGCTTCCGTGCCTCCCTTTGCATTAGACTACTGCACTCCACTCGCAACAATAACATGCCGATCCAG gTTGGTCACCATCTTCCAGATGTACAGGTGCATGAAGGGGACCCGGGGAACAGCATCTCGATGGCTGAACTTTTCAGGGGCAAAAAAGGAGTGCTTTTTGGTGTGCCAGGAGCATTCACACCTGGATGTTCAAAG ACTCATCTCCCAGGGTTCATAGAGATGGCTGGGGATTTGAAGGCCAGAGGTGTGGATGAGGTCGCTTGTGTGTCTGTGAATGATGTGTTTGTCATGTCTGCCTGGGGAAAAGAGAACGGAGCAGACGGCAAG GTGCGGATGCTGGCTGATCCCACTGGAGCATTCACAAAG GCTGTGGATCTCTTCCTGAACAATGATCACTTGATCCAGGTGCTTGGAAATTTGAGGTCTCAAAG GTATGCCATGCTGATTGAGGATGGAGTGGTCAGGAAGCTCCGTGTCGAGCCTGATGGGACAGGCCTGACCTGTAGCTTAGCCCCAAACTTTCTCAGTGAGATTTAA